One genomic region from Prochlorococcus marinus CUG1433 encodes:
- a CDS encoding PLP-dependent transferase — translation MENKENNIKKPGFKTLSIHHGDTFAEETGCVMPPIFSTSTFKHGNKDNFDYTRSGNPNFRILESVLKSIEDSKYCTVFGSGISAVTAISSTLKSGDKILCESNLYGCTVRMFEKVFKKFGLEVLYTDFTNENNIKKISYFEPTLIWLESPTNPLLKVLDIKAICDEANKLQIPVVVDNTFSTALIQKPLDLGATLSLVSTTKFINGHSDALGGAVLTNNEVWNSKMLFSQKALGLQPSPFDSWLITRGLKTLPLRIEQQTQSAKLISEELENHKIISKIIYPFNQKHPQFNLAKSQMRSGGSMITIKLNLNKEDTFKFCKSLKYFSLAESLGGVESLICHPATMTHASLDDKTKNLLGIDDALVRLSIGCEETKDLISDISFALNKF, via the coding sequence ATGGAAAATAAGGAAAATAATATAAAAAAACCAGGTTTTAAGACCTTATCTATTCACCATGGGGATACATTTGCAGAAGAAACCGGATGCGTTATGCCTCCTATTTTTTCTACATCTACTTTCAAACATGGAAATAAAGATAATTTCGACTACACAAGATCAGGCAATCCAAACTTTAGAATTCTAGAAAGCGTCCTTAAATCAATAGAGGATTCTAAATACTGTACAGTTTTTGGATCTGGAATTAGTGCGGTAACTGCAATTTCATCAACACTAAAATCAGGTGACAAGATACTCTGCGAGTCAAATCTCTATGGTTGTACAGTGAGGATGTTCGAAAAAGTTTTCAAGAAATTTGGACTAGAAGTTTTATACACAGATTTTACAAACGAAAATAATATCAAAAAGATTTCATACTTCGAGCCAACCTTGATATGGCTAGAAAGTCCAACTAATCCTCTTTTGAAGGTACTTGATATTAAGGCGATTTGTGATGAAGCGAATAAACTACAAATCCCAGTAGTTGTAGACAACACCTTTTCAACGGCACTTATTCAAAAACCATTGGACCTAGGTGCAACTCTATCACTTGTAAGCACAACAAAATTCATTAATGGACATAGTGATGCACTTGGTGGAGCAGTACTGACGAATAATGAGGTATGGAATAGTAAGATGCTTTTCTCCCAAAAAGCTCTAGGGCTTCAACCATCTCCTTTTGATAGTTGGCTCATTACGAGAGGATTAAAAACTCTTCCTTTAAGGATCGAACAACAAACGCAAAGTGCAAAATTAATTTCTGAAGAATTAGAAAATCATAAAATAATTAGTAAAATAATTTATCCTTTTAATCAAAAACATCCTCAATTTAATTTAGCGAAATCGCAAATGAGATCTGGAGGTTCGATGATCACCATAAAATTAAATTTAAATAAAGAGGATACTTTTAAATTTTGCAAATCTCTCAAATATTTCTCTCTAGCAGAAAGCCTTGGAGGAGTTGAAAGTTTAATTTGTCACCCAGCAACAATGACTCATGCTTCTCTTGATGATAAAACAAAAAATCTTTTGGGGATAGATGATGCTCTTGTCAGATTATCGATAGGATGTGAAGAAACAAAGGATTTAATCTCAGACATATCATTTGCTTTAAATAAATTCTGA
- a CDS encoding PLP-dependent transferase produces MRDLLKNPIWKNVELGYSIPDSIHAVSVALPTWNDVINYEEKNQECMNLLKSIYPRFGLNPIVKRLCEKVKKENYYNNKSIWPYPNESIAFKAKKFIDRNTSEQFSLIEKRDNLAFLITEKEGSIYAKSFWQHTGLGISSRAAAVELGLEDCPPKTYVNECSQRIKNRISKSTKINSNDIHLTSSGMSALHTSLEIIYKLFPAKPTLQIGFPYVDVLKLPMNIFHGAKLITEENCEDIEFEIKSIDPSALIIELPSNPMLKCVNIKKISKIAKKLNIPLIVDDTIGSNLNINSLKHADIVFTSLTKIFSGSGDILAGSLILNPHSKWIDQFRNALNEINLPTLSDGDIVYLEKVSRDVNQRVFEQNKACLELKKRLETHSEIKNIFHPENCPNFNSLLTSEGGYGCLLSFELNGGLNKAKKFYDSLQVSKGPSLGTKFTLVCPYVLLAHYDELDWAESFGIPSHLIRVSVGLEDLDQLWESFSKALNNL; encoded by the coding sequence TTGAGAGATTTACTTAAAAACCCTATATGGAAAAATGTAGAGTTGGGATATTCTATTCCTGATAGTATTCATGCCGTTTCTGTAGCATTACCAACTTGGAATGATGTAATAAATTACGAGGAAAAAAATCAAGAATGCATGAATTTATTGAAGTCCATTTACCCAAGATTCGGGCTAAACCCCATAGTGAAAAGATTATGTGAAAAAGTAAAAAAGGAAAATTACTATAACAATAAAAGTATCTGGCCATATCCGAATGAAAGCATAGCTTTTAAAGCAAAAAAATTCATTGATAGAAATACTTCTGAACAATTCTCATTAATAGAAAAAAGAGATAATTTAGCTTTCTTAATAACTGAAAAAGAAGGAAGTATTTATGCGAAATCTTTTTGGCAACATACTGGTCTTGGCATATCTTCAAGGGCTGCTGCTGTAGAACTAGGTCTAGAAGATTGCCCTCCAAAAACTTACGTGAATGAATGTTCTCAAAGAATAAAAAATAGAATTTCTAAATCTACAAAAATTAACTCTAACGATATTCACTTAACTTCGTCTGGAATGTCTGCATTACATACATCATTAGAAATCATATATAAATTATTTCCAGCTAAACCAACACTCCAAATTGGTTTTCCATATGTAGATGTACTTAAATTACCAATGAATATCTTTCATGGAGCCAAGTTAATTACAGAAGAAAATTGTGAGGATATTGAATTTGAAATTAAAAGCATAGATCCATCAGCATTAATTATTGAACTACCGAGTAATCCAATGCTCAAATGTGTAAACATTAAAAAAATTTCAAAAATAGCAAAAAAGTTAAATATTCCCTTAATTGTTGACGATACAATTGGTTCAAATTTAAATATAAACTCCCTAAAACATGCAGATATAGTTTTTACTTCACTTACAAAAATTTTTTCAGGTAGTGGTGATATTCTTGCCGGATCATTAATACTAAATCCACACAGCAAATGGATTGATCAATTTAGAAATGCATTAAACGAGATTAATCTTCCAACACTTTCCGATGGAGATATAGTTTATCTAGAAAAAGTTAGTAGAGATGTAAATCAAAGAGTTTTTGAACAAAATAAAGCATGTTTAGAATTAAAAAAAAGATTAGAGACCCATAGCGAGATTAAAAATATTTTCCATCCTGAAAATTGTCCAAATTTTAATTCTTTACTTACTTCTGAAGGAGGATACGGCTGCTTATTATCATTTGAATTAAATGGAGGATTAAACAAAGCTAAGAAATTTTATGATTCTCTTCAAGTATCTAAAGGACCTAGTTTAGGTACAAAATTTACTCTAGTTTGTCCTTATGTTTTACTAGCTCATTATGACGAATTGGATTGGGCTGAAAGTTTTGGTATACCCTCACACCTTATTAGAGTATCAGTTGGTTTAGAAGACCTAGATCAATTATGGGAAAGCTTTTCTAAAGCACTAAATAATTTATAA
- the cysK gene encoding cysteine synthase A, which produces MAKIYEDNSFAIGNTPLVKLKSVTKNAKATVLAKIEGRNPAYSVKCRIGANMIWDAEKSGKLTKDKTIVEPTSGNTGIALAFTASARGYKLILTMPESMSIERRRVMAVLGAEIVLTEASKGMPGAIAKAKEIAESNPSQYFMPGQFDNPANPEIHFKTTGPEIWDDCDGEIDVLVAGVGTGGTITGVSRYIKQEKGKNITSVAVEPSHSPVITQTMNGEEVKSGPHKIQGIGAGFIPKNLDLSIVDKVEQVTNDESIEMALRLAKEEGLLVGISCGAAAAAAVRLAEQDEYAGKTIVVVLPDLAERYLSSIMFTEVPSGIIQEPVKA; this is translated from the coding sequence ATGGCAAAAATTTATGAGGACAATAGTTTTGCTATTGGAAACACTCCATTAGTAAAATTAAAATCAGTTACTAAAAACGCAAAAGCTACAGTACTTGCAAAAATTGAAGGAAGAAACCCCGCTTATAGTGTCAAATGTAGAATTGGCGCAAATATGATCTGGGATGCAGAGAAAAGTGGGAAACTTACAAAAGACAAAACTATTGTTGAGCCAACTTCTGGTAATACAGGAATTGCTCTAGCTTTTACGGCTTCAGCAAGAGGTTATAAACTCATCCTTACAATGCCAGAATCCATGTCAATTGAAAGAAGAAGGGTTATGGCAGTGTTAGGTGCTGAAATTGTTTTAACAGAGGCATCAAAAGGTATGCCTGGAGCAATAGCTAAGGCTAAAGAAATTGCAGAAAGTAATCCATCTCAATATTTCATGCCTGGTCAATTTGATAATCCAGCAAACCCTGAAATTCATTTCAAAACTACAGGACCAGAAATCTGGGATGATTGCGATGGTGAAATTGATGTCCTAGTTGCAGGGGTTGGAACTGGCGGCACAATTACAGGAGTTTCAAGATACATTAAGCAAGAGAAGGGTAAGAATATTACTTCTGTAGCTGTTGAACCATCACACAGTCCTGTTATTACACAGACAATGAATGGAGAAGAGGTTAAATCCGGACCACATAAAATCCAAGGAATTGGAGCAGGATTTATTCCTAAGAACCTTGACTTATCAATTGTTGACAAGGTTGAACAAGTAACAAATGACGAATCAATCGAGATGGCTCTTAGGTTAGCTAAAGAGGAAGGTCTATTAGTAGGAATATCTTGTGGAGCTGCCGCTGCTGCTGCTGTTAGATTAGCTGAACAAGATGAATATGCGGGGAAGACAATTGTGGTTGTTCTACCTGATTTAGCGGAGAGGTATTTATCATCAATTATGTTTACTGAAGTTCCAAGCGGAATCATTCAAGAACCAGTCAAAGCCTAA
- the queA gene encoding tRNA preQ1(34) S-adenosylmethionine ribosyltransferase-isomerase QueA has protein sequence MISQINNEERDYKLEAYDYLLDPSLIASKPSAIRHESRLMIVRNSVLEEDCLTNKFTKNLLDEFREGDLVVVNNTKVMKARLKVELENKTLVELLVLERSHECVWLCLAKPAKKLKINNKLKLKSPLAQDINLIVDGVDEETGGRFIKFPENITCLNSMNELLDKFGEIPLPPYIKNSEEESFHEKSYQTEYATNPGAVAAPTAGLHLSKSLISNLKKKGVIILPITLHVGYGTFKPIDQEDLSNLKLHKEWVSVNKEVVEEIKRIKKTDRKIIAIGTTSVRALESCYSHEINDLIPIAKYVDLVIKPGYKFKVVDGLLTNFHLPKSSLLLLVSAMIGRERLLDLYKKAIKEKFRFFSYGDAMYISPDSLLEKK, from the coding sequence TTGATTTCTCAAATTAATAATGAAGAAAGAGATTATAAGCTTGAAGCTTATGATTATTTACTTGATCCTTCATTAATTGCTAGTAAACCTTCTGCAATTAGGCATGAATCAAGATTGATGATAGTTAGAAATAGTGTTTTAGAAGAAGACTGCTTAACTAATAAATTTACCAAGAATCTTTTAGATGAATTTAGAGAAGGAGATCTTGTAGTTGTAAATAATACTAAAGTTATGAAAGCTAGGTTAAAGGTTGAATTAGAAAATAAGACATTAGTTGAATTATTAGTTTTAGAAAGATCCCATGAATGTGTTTGGTTATGTTTGGCAAAGCCAGCGAAAAAGTTAAAAATCAATAATAAATTAAAATTAAAATCTCCTTTAGCACAAGATATTAATTTGATTGTTGATGGAGTTGATGAAGAAACTGGAGGGAGATTTATTAAATTTCCGGAAAATATAACTTGTCTCAATTCAATGAATGAACTTCTTGATAAATTCGGGGAGATCCCACTCCCTCCTTATATAAAAAATTCCGAAGAAGAATCTTTTCATGAGAAAAGTTATCAAACTGAGTATGCAACTAATCCGGGGGCAGTTGCTGCACCAACAGCTGGTTTACACTTAAGCAAAAGTCTTATTTCCAATCTAAAAAAAAAAGGAGTAATAATCTTACCGATAACTTTGCACGTGGGTTATGGAACATTCAAACCAATTGATCAAGAAGATTTAAGTAACTTAAAACTTCATAAAGAATGGGTAAGTGTTAATAAGGAAGTAGTGGAGGAAATAAAAAGAATAAAGAAAACAGATAGAAAAATAATTGCTATTGGTACGACAAGCGTAAGAGCTCTTGAAAGTTGTTATTCTCACGAAATTAATGACTTAATTCCCATAGCTAAATACGTAGATTTAGTAATTAAGCCAGGTTATAAATTTAAGGTAGTTGATGGATTATTAACTAATTTTCATCTCCCTAAAAGTTCATTATTACTTTTAGTAAGTGCAATGATTGGTAGAGAAAGATTATTAGATTTGTATAAGAAAGCCATAAAAGAAAAATTTAGATTCTTCTCTTATGGCGATGCGATGTATATTTCACCAGATTCACTACTGGAGAAAAAATAG
- a CDS encoding 2-oxo acid dehydrogenase subunit E2 produces the protein MSHEIFMPALSSTMTEGKIVEWLKNPGDKVERGESVLVVESDKADMDVESFQDGYLAAVLMPAGSTAPVGETIGLIVENEDEIASVQEQNKGNQPEVSSSDQLELVSNKTEEKPVAQSEIVEKQEKEVVLMSEKAAPSFNTDQINAATSNVSSRIIASPRAKKLASQMGVDLAKVHGSGPHGRIQADDILKANGQPVSIPWIGQGDSPASIPGANLGVENKPETSGNSFGNPGETVQFNTLQKAVNKNMESSLDVPCFRVGYSIHTDKLDNFYKKVKQNGVTMTALLVKAVAKTLKKHPQVNSSFSENGISYPENINIAVAVAMEDGGLITPVLKEPCNTDLFELSREWKDLVKRSRSKQLEPDEYSTGTFTLSNLGMFGVDRFDAILPPGTGAILAIASSKPTVVANSDGSISVKKIMQVNLTADHRVIYGADGASFLKDLASLIEDEPETLVS, from the coding sequence ATGTCTCACGAAATATTCATGCCTGCCTTGAGTTCTACTATGACGGAGGGCAAGATTGTGGAATGGTTGAAAAATCCAGGAGATAAAGTTGAAAGAGGTGAATCTGTCTTGGTTGTTGAATCTGACAAGGCAGATATGGATGTTGAATCTTTTCAAGATGGATATCTTGCGGCTGTTTTAATGCCAGCTGGCAGCACTGCACCAGTAGGAGAGACTATTGGTCTTATTGTGGAAAATGAGGATGAGATAGCTTCTGTTCAAGAACAAAATAAAGGAAATCAACCCGAAGTTTCTAGTTCGGATCAACTTGAATTGGTAAGCAATAAAACTGAGGAAAAACCTGTGGCTCAAAGTGAAATTGTTGAAAAACAAGAAAAAGAAGTCGTATTAATGAGTGAAAAGGCAGCCCCATCTTTTAATACCGATCAAATTAATGCCGCTACAAGTAATGTTTCTTCGAGGATAATTGCATCTCCAAGAGCTAAAAAACTTGCCTCTCAAATGGGTGTTGATTTAGCGAAGGTTCATGGATCAGGACCTCATGGAAGAATTCAAGCCGATGATATTTTAAAAGCTAATGGCCAACCTGTTTCTATACCATGGATAGGTCAAGGTGATTCTCCTGCAAGTATTCCTGGTGCAAATTTGGGAGTTGAAAATAAACCAGAAACTTCAGGAAATAGTTTTGGTAATCCTGGAGAAACAGTTCAATTTAATACTCTTCAAAAAGCGGTTAATAAGAATATGGAATCTAGTTTAGATGTGCCATGTTTTAGGGTAGGATACTCCATCCATACAGATAAATTAGATAATTTCTACAAAAAGGTAAAACAGAATGGAGTGACTATGACTGCTTTACTTGTAAAGGCAGTTGCAAAGACACTAAAGAAACATCCTCAAGTTAACTCAAGCTTTTCAGAAAATGGAATTTCTTATCCAGAAAATATAAATATTGCTGTTGCTGTTGCGATGGAAGATGGGGGACTAATAACTCCAGTATTAAAAGAACCATGCAATACTGATTTATTTGAATTATCTAGGGAATGGAAAGATCTCGTAAAAAGATCTAGATCAAAACAACTAGAACCAGATGAATACTCAACGGGAACATTTACGTTATCTAACCTTGGAATGTTTGGAGTTGATAGATTTGACGCAATTCTTCCTCCAGGGACCGGTGCGATCTTAGCGATAGCATCATCGAAACCAACTGTTGTAGCTAATAGTGATGGTTCAATATCTGTAAAAAAAATAATGCAAGTAAATCTAACAGCTGATCATAGAGTGATCTATGGAGCTGATGGGGCTTCATTCTTAAAAGACTTAGCTTCCCTAATTGAAGATGAGCCAGAGACTCTTGTCTCCTAA
- a CDS encoding YlqD family protein, with product METKNSISIKRSIAIKAVVTPTWKEDAEKELSKAISNIDQQLSQLEQEGQQIVNNIRSQSVNPLDPRVQEQVSQVQQQVAAKRNEIEEQKRNLLQQQSQVRELKMDEIVDQGQVDSFCDVTVGDNLIEKMQVSITVKDGVIQSIDNN from the coding sequence ATGGAAACAAAAAACTCAATATCTATAAAGCGCTCAATAGCTATTAAAGCTGTAGTTACACCAACTTGGAAGGAAGATGCTGAAAAAGAATTAAGTAAAGCAATTTCAAACATTGACCAGCAATTATCTCAACTTGAGCAAGAGGGGCAGCAAATAGTAAATAATATTAGATCCCAATCGGTTAATCCTCTTGATCCAAGAGTTCAAGAACAAGTTAGTCAGGTGCAACAACAAGTTGCAGCAAAACGAAATGAAATTGAAGAACAAAAAAGAAATCTACTTCAACAACAGAGTCAAGTTCGCGAATTAAAAATGGACGAAATTGTTGATCAAGGGCAAGTGGATAGTTTCTGTGATGTCACTGTGGGAGACAATCTTATTGAAAAAATGCAAGTCTCAATTACTGTAAAAGATGGAGTTATTCAATCTATAGATAATAATTAA